Proteins encoded within one genomic window of Nitrospira sp.:
- a CDS encoding VirB4 family type IV secretion/conjugal transfer ATPase, with amino-acid sequence MMVTLTVLIALLGLAFLLLLIHRVREADAHVTVKKHRSQDAGLSDLLIYAAMVEDGVIVGKNGSLMAAWIYRGDDQASSTEPQREAVSFRINQALSQLGNGWMVHVDAVRRRAAGYAAPGLSHFPDALTAALDEERRRLFEGLGAMYDGYFVVTLTYLPPLVAQRQFVELMFDDDQAAISAQDRTKGLVEQFTRDCSSFESRLSSVFRLQRLRGQSLILEDGSTVTHDEFLRWVQRCVTGLNQPVLLPSHPMYLDAVIGGQELWTGVIPKIGRQYMQVVAIEGFPLDSTPGVLTSLGELPIEYRWSSRFIFMDQHEAVRELTRYRRKWKQKVRGFLDQITNSQTGPLDQDAMAMVADAEAAIGEVNSGLIGMGYYTSVVVLMDEDRGEVERSARHIEKVMHQLGFAARIETLNTMDAFLGSLPGHGVENVRRPPLNTMNLADLLPTSTIWTGSATAPCPMYPPDAPPLMQCVTHGATPFRLNLHVRDVGHTLMLGPTGSGKSTHLGILAAQLRRYEGMSVYVFDKGLSMYPLAAAIRAATKGTSGLHFTVAGDANELAFCPLQFLETKGDRAWALEWIDTMLALNGVKTTPLQRNAIAETVMALHANELSHGHTQEQDRPPASLSDFVNMVQDEPIREALKQYTVSGALGHLLDAERDGLALADFTVFEIEELMGLGDKYALPTILYLFRRIERSLRGQPSAIIVDEAWLMLGHPVIREKIREWLKVLRKANCLVVLATQSLTDAANSGILDVIVESTATKIFLPNVFARDEDTSALYRRMGLNSRQIEILATAVPKRQYYYSSEYGHRLYDLALGPLALAFVGASDKESIAEIRSLEAKYGAAWIDEWLASRGLTLRDDGAYEEVMA; translated from the coding sequence ATGATGGTGACGCTGACCGTCCTGATCGCACTGTTGGGGCTCGCCTTCCTCTTGTTGCTGATCCACCGTGTCCGGGAAGCCGACGCTCACGTGACGGTGAAGAAGCATCGCTCGCAGGACGCGGGATTGTCGGATCTCTTGATCTACGCGGCGATGGTCGAGGACGGCGTGATCGTCGGGAAAAACGGTTCGCTCATGGCGGCCTGGATCTACCGCGGCGACGATCAGGCCAGCAGTACGGAACCCCAGCGCGAAGCGGTCTCGTTTCGGATCAATCAAGCCTTGAGTCAGCTCGGGAACGGTTGGATGGTGCATGTGGATGCGGTGCGGCGGCGGGCGGCCGGCTATGCCGCGCCCGGCCTCTCCCATTTTCCCGATGCGCTGACGGCCGCGTTGGACGAGGAACGGCGGCGGCTCTTCGAAGGACTGGGGGCCATGTACGACGGCTATTTCGTCGTAACCCTCACGTATCTGCCGCCGTTGGTGGCGCAACGCCAGTTCGTCGAGTTGATGTTCGACGATGATCAGGCGGCAATCAGCGCTCAGGATCGCACGAAGGGACTGGTGGAGCAATTCACCAGGGACTGTTCGTCGTTTGAATCGCGGTTGTCGTCGGTCTTTCGCCTGCAACGCCTGCGCGGACAATCCCTCATCTTGGAGGATGGATCGACCGTCACGCATGACGAATTCCTCCGGTGGGTGCAACGGTGTGTCACCGGCCTGAATCAGCCGGTTCTCTTGCCGTCGCATCCGATGTATCTCGATGCCGTGATCGGCGGACAGGAATTATGGACGGGCGTCATTCCGAAAATCGGCCGGCAGTACATGCAGGTGGTGGCGATCGAAGGCTTTCCCCTCGACAGCACTCCCGGCGTCCTGACATCGCTCGGGGAGCTGCCCATCGAATACCGCTGGTCGTCCCGCTTCATCTTCATGGATCAACATGAGGCCGTGCGCGAATTGACCCGCTATCGACGGAAGTGGAAGCAGAAAGTCCGAGGCTTTCTCGATCAAATCACCAACTCGCAGACCGGTCCCTTGGACCAGGATGCGATGGCGATGGTGGCCGATGCGGAGGCCGCCATCGGGGAAGTGAATAGCGGGTTGATCGGGATGGGGTACTACACCAGTGTCGTGGTCCTCATGGATGAAGACCGGGGTGAAGTAGAACGGTCGGCGCGTCACATCGAAAAGGTGATGCATCAATTGGGATTTGCCGCCCGGATCGAAACGCTCAATACGATGGACGCCTTTTTGGGCAGCTTGCCGGGACATGGCGTCGAAAACGTCCGGCGTCCGCCCTTGAACACCATGAACCTGGCGGATCTCCTGCCGACCAGTACGATCTGGACCGGCAGCGCCACCGCGCCCTGTCCCATGTATCCGCCTGACGCCCCTCCGTTGATGCAGTGCGTCACGCATGGCGCCACTCCGTTTCGTCTGAATCTCCATGTGCGCGATGTCGGCCATACGTTGATGCTGGGCCCGACCGGCTCAGGCAAATCGACGCATCTCGGGATACTCGCCGCGCAACTACGCCGGTACGAGGGCATGTCCGTCTATGTCTTCGATAAGGGCCTCTCGATGTATCCCCTGGCGGCGGCGATACGCGCTGCCACAAAGGGCACCAGCGGACTGCACTTTACCGTGGCGGGCGATGCCAACGAGCTGGCCTTTTGCCCTCTTCAATTTTTGGAGACCAAAGGCGATCGGGCCTGGGCGTTGGAGTGGATCGACACCATGCTGGCTCTCAACGGCGTGAAGACCACGCCGCTCCAGCGGAACGCCATCGCGGAAACGGTCATGGCGCTGCACGCCAATGAGTTGAGTCATGGCCACACACAGGAACAGGACCGACCGCCGGCCTCGCTCTCCGATTTCGTGAACATGGTGCAGGATGAACCAATCCGCGAAGCCCTGAAGCAATATACCGTGAGCGGGGCCTTGGGCCATCTCCTCGATGCCGAACGGGATGGGCTCGCGCTGGCGGATTTCACCGTGTTTGAAATCGAGGAGTTGATGGGGCTGGGAGATAAATACGCCCTCCCGACCATTCTCTATCTCTTTCGCCGGATCGAACGGAGCCTGAGGGGTCAGCCCAGCGCCATCATCGTGGATGAAGCCTGGCTGATGCTCGGACATCCGGTGATCCGGGAGAAGATTCGGGAATGGTTGAAAGTCCTGCGCAAGGCCAACTGCCTCGTGGTGTTGGCGACGCAAAGTTTAACGGACGCGGCCAATTCAGGCATTTTGGATGTGATCGTGGAATCCACGGCGACCAAGATCTTTTTGCCCAACGTCTTCGCCCGCGATGAGGACACCTCGGCGCTCTATCGTCGAATGGGACTGAACTCACGGCAAATTGAGATCTTGGCCACGGCCGTTCCGAAACGCCAGTATTATTACAGTTCCGAATATGGCCATCGGCTCTACGATCTCGCATTAGGACCCTTGGCCCTCGCCTTCGTCGGCGCATCGGATAAAGAGTCCATCGCGGAGATCCGTTCTCTGGAAGCCAAGTATGGCGCGGCCTGGATCGACGAATGGCTGGCGAGCCGTGGACTCACGCTCCGTGACGATGGAGCGTATGAAGAGGTGATGGCATGA
- a CDS encoding conjugal transfer protein TrbF — protein sequence MSLVHSLVEAWKDVKYITGGEKASQDERQSQPVVVEGGRRTGEGTNPYLSARRTWNDLMKAQVATRRSWELIAILCLLIALASVGGIAYVGSQSKFIPFLYHVDPHGHATAIGPVEMASPADPRVLAATIGEFIANARLVTVDAALQRKAVYQVYAMLSEQDPATGKMNQWMNGTEDSNPFTRAEKETVTVDISTVLPQTADTWEVTWLESVWDRKGEVKTQPVPMRALVTVYRAEPSATVTEDELRRNPLSVYVRDFSWSKQL from the coding sequence ATGAGTCTGGTCCACAGTCTGGTCGAAGCGTGGAAGGATGTGAAGTACATCACGGGAGGGGAGAAAGCATCCCAGGACGAACGGCAGTCCCAACCCGTCGTCGTCGAGGGTGGGCGGCGAACCGGGGAGGGTACGAATCCCTATCTTTCGGCGCGGCGGACCTGGAACGATCTGATGAAGGCGCAAGTCGCGACCCGCCGATCGTGGGAACTAATCGCGATCCTCTGTCTGCTCATCGCCCTGGCCTCGGTGGGCGGCATCGCCTATGTCGGGAGCCAATCCAAATTCATTCCCTTTCTCTACCACGTCGATCCCCACGGCCATGCCACGGCGATTGGGCCGGTCGAGATGGCGAGCCCCGCCGATCCGCGCGTGCTGGCCGCCACCATCGGCGAATTTATCGCCAATGCGCGGCTGGTGACGGTCGATGCCGCCTTGCAGCGCAAAGCGGTCTATCAGGTCTATGCGATGTTGAGCGAACAGGATCCGGCGACCGGCAAGATGAACCAATGGATGAACGGCACCGAGGACTCGAACCCGTTTACGCGAGCGGAGAAGGAAACGGTCACGGTGGACATTTCCACGGTCCTGCCGCAAACCGCGGACACTTGGGAAGTCACCTGGCTGGAGTCGGTGTGGGACCGCAAGGGGGAAGTGAAAACCCAGCCGGTCCCGATGCGAGCGCTCGTCACGGTCTATCGGGCCGAACCCTCCGCGACGGTGACGGAGGACGAGCTCCGGCGCAACCCGCTCTCGGTCTATGTCCGTGATTTCTCCTGGTCCAAACAACTGTGA
- the trbG gene encoding P-type conjugative transfer protein TrbG: MMRNTVLYVLLTLLLPLSATAGSDPSVEDVLTGSNPSLTPQEQAGLAQGEQGTISASAPVAGANGFITFPYGVNQISIVCAPLHVCDVALQPGEHVNSVNVGDNVRWSIEPALTGSGAEEVQHVIIKPREVGLETSLVVATNRRAYYLRLRSHKTRYMPQVAFSYHEDSAVKFEMLKARQQREIKEKTIPQTSDYLPKLSFEYDVAGHAAWKPVRVYNDGARTVIEMPPSIAQTEAPILLIVRKEGGLFTDAEEVMVNYSLQDRRYIVDTVFEKAVLVAGVGSNQDRVTIQRRK, encoded by the coding sequence ATGATGAGGAACACAGTCCTGTATGTGCTGCTCACGCTGCTGCTGCCTCTCTCTGCGACGGCCGGGAGTGACCCGAGCGTCGAAGACGTCCTGACCGGGTCCAATCCCTCGCTCACGCCGCAAGAACAAGCGGGGCTCGCGCAGGGCGAACAGGGCACGATATCGGCCAGTGCGCCGGTCGCGGGGGCCAATGGATTCATCACGTTTCCGTACGGCGTGAACCAGATCAGCATCGTCTGTGCGCCGCTGCATGTCTGCGATGTGGCCTTACAACCGGGCGAACACGTCAACTCGGTCAATGTCGGCGATAACGTCCGGTGGTCGATCGAGCCCGCGTTGACCGGGAGCGGAGCCGAAGAAGTGCAGCATGTGATCATCAAACCGCGTGAAGTTGGGCTGGAAACCTCGTTGGTCGTTGCGACCAATCGCCGCGCTTATTATCTGCGGCTGCGGTCGCATAAGACGCGCTACATGCCACAAGTCGCCTTTAGCTATCACGAGGACTCGGCGGTGAAATTCGAGATGCTGAAAGCTCGCCAGCAACGGGAGATCAAGGAGAAGACGATACCGCAGACGAGCGACTATCTGCCCAAGCTGTCGTTCGAATATGACGTGGCCGGTCACGCCGCATGGAAGCCCGTGCGGGTCTATAACGATGGCGCCAGGACCGTCATTGAAATGCCGCCGTCGATCGCGCAGACCGAAGCGCCGATCCTCTTGATCGTCCGGAAAGAGGGAGGGCTGTTCACCGATGCCGAGGAGGTGATGGTGAACTACAGTCTGCAAGATCGGCGGTATATCGTCGATACCGTCTTTGAGAAAGCGGTGTTGGTCGCAGGGGTCGGGTCAAACCAAGATCGGGTGACGATCCAACGGAGGAAATGA
- a CDS encoding conjugal transfer protein TrbI, producing MSSSANPQMSPERSPGSIAPKAGVRRANNIPLYLVIGLIAVVALVVAMVASDRAQQQAQMLKSTTGPSPQSKGGGTLALADRIAGSHLGGVIPPAPSKPLIRNERTQPETALVGAGSLEAERNVNANILIARPDDLDAPPMPNRAGGLQLVTGKPLSRTASSEEQEAIRLAKIQQLQDALKAPSTVSFSLTRSERPMPTIESKPEPVSSSDQRNRLAEAQRQVADAARSDDPTTAYQAQLAQLRQSGMLGPFDGGSDLSPAAKLSAKSGTTSPAANPAGGDRWKHDGQQLPPRAEFVIQAGDVLPALMMSEIDSSLPGQIIAQVSQHVYDTPTKTHLLIPQGTKLIGTYSSDVGYGQKALLVAWQRLGYPDGKTLDLGSMPGATGSGASGLTDLVNNHYVRLFGSALLMSAVTAGVTFSQQQAQGAGIPGQVGIPQYNAGTAMSQALGQQLGQVTAQLIAKNLSIAPELTIRPGYRFNVVVVKDLVLPKPYQEFDYAGKETP from the coding sequence GTGAGTTCCTCCGCCAATCCTCAGATGTCTCCTGAGCGGTCGCCGGGGTCCATCGCACCCAAAGCCGGCGTCCGTCGCGCCAACAACATTCCGCTCTATCTGGTGATCGGGTTGATCGCGGTGGTCGCCCTCGTGGTGGCGATGGTGGCGAGCGATCGGGCCCAGCAACAAGCGCAGATGTTGAAGTCAACCACAGGGCCGTCTCCACAAAGCAAAGGGGGTGGGACGCTGGCGCTCGCCGATCGGATCGCGGGATCGCATCTGGGCGGCGTGATCCCGCCAGCGCCCTCGAAGCCTCTCATTCGCAATGAACGCACTCAGCCAGAGACCGCGCTGGTCGGGGCGGGGAGTCTCGAGGCGGAACGAAACGTGAACGCGAATATCCTCATCGCACGGCCTGACGATCTCGATGCGCCACCGATGCCGAATCGAGCCGGAGGGCTACAGCTGGTCACCGGCAAACCGCTGTCGAGGACCGCATCGAGTGAGGAGCAGGAGGCGATCAGACTCGCGAAGATCCAACAGCTGCAGGACGCGCTCAAAGCGCCCTCCACCGTGAGCTTTTCGCTCACGCGGAGCGAGAGGCCAATGCCGACCATCGAGAGTAAGCCGGAGCCTGTGTCGTCAAGCGACCAGCGCAACCGCTTGGCCGAAGCTCAACGACAGGTGGCTGATGCGGCGCGGAGTGACGACCCCACGACGGCCTATCAGGCGCAACTCGCGCAATTGCGGCAATCCGGTATGCTCGGCCCGTTCGACGGAGGATCTGACTTGTCACCGGCTGCGAAGCTGAGCGCGAAGAGTGGGACCACGAGTCCAGCAGCAAACCCGGCGGGAGGAGATCGATGGAAGCACGACGGACAACAGCTCCCGCCTCGTGCGGAGTTCGTGATTCAAGCCGGTGATGTGCTCCCGGCGCTCATGATGTCGGAAATTGATTCCTCGTTGCCGGGTCAGATCATCGCGCAAGTGTCGCAGCATGTGTACGATACGCCTACGAAGACACACCTCCTGATTCCCCAGGGCACCAAACTCATCGGGACCTATTCTAGTGATGTCGGATACGGACAGAAAGCCTTGCTGGTGGCCTGGCAACGCTTAGGGTATCCCGACGGAAAAACACTCGATCTCGGGTCCATGCCGGGGGCAACCGGTTCCGGGGCATCCGGCCTCACCGATCTGGTCAATAATCACTACGTCCGTCTGTTTGGGTCGGCCCTCTTGATGTCGGCGGTGACAGCCGGCGTCACGTTCAGCCAACAACAAGCGCAAGGGGCGGGCATTCCCGGTCAAGTCGGCATTCCCCAATACAATGCCGGGACGGCCATGAGCCAAGCCCTCGGCCAGCAATTGGGACAGGTCACGGCGCAGCTCATCGCCAAGAATCTGAGCATCGCGCCCGAACTGACCATTCGTCCCGGGTATCGGTTCAATGTTGTGGTCGTGAAAGACCTCGTGTTGCCGAAACCGTACCAAGAGTTCGATTATGCAGGAAAGGAGACGCCATGA
- the trbJ gene encoding P-type conjugative transfer protein TrbJ — translation MTNMRSCFAALVLSIVLLASGTSSYGSGIPTFDGAVLAPSVTGAISNMAQQLKQIEQYRLQLQQYVNMLQNTMNPGLFIWDNAQDTMNDLRYMIDTVSFYRQLYGTVAGFTGNFHDMAWYRNAQCFKEPGCSPSQWGLILENEVIGAQSQKKSIEALFRGLERQYDTLNLDSRRLKRLQLAAQTSNGQAEVMQHNNMLTSEGANQLMQIRAALLAQQNMEATRQQAQADREAMQMAADRNFRQPAYKQSTARTWSVYGPR, via the coding sequence ATGACGAACATGAGATCTTGTTTTGCAGCCCTCGTCTTGTCGATCGTGTTGCTGGCTTCCGGGACATCTAGTTATGGCAGCGGCATTCCGACGTTCGACGGCGCGGTGCTGGCCCCGTCCGTGACGGGGGCGATCTCGAACATGGCCCAACAACTGAAGCAAATCGAGCAATATCGGCTGCAGCTGCAGCAATATGTGAACATGCTGCAAAACACGATGAACCCCGGCTTGTTTATCTGGGACAACGCGCAGGACACAATGAACGATCTGCGCTACATGATCGATACCGTGTCCTTCTACCGACAGCTGTATGGGACGGTGGCCGGTTTTACCGGCAACTTTCATGATATGGCGTGGTATCGCAATGCCCAGTGCTTCAAAGAACCGGGCTGCTCCCCGAGTCAGTGGGGCCTGATCTTGGAGAACGAAGTCATTGGGGCCCAATCGCAAAAGAAATCGATCGAGGCCCTGTTCCGGGGATTGGAACGCCAGTACGACACGCTGAATCTCGATTCGCGACGCTTGAAGCGGCTCCAACTGGCCGCGCAAACGTCGAATGGGCAAGCCGAGGTCATGCAACACAACAACATGCTGACGAGTGAGGGCGCGAATCAATTGATGCAGATTCGGGCCGCGCTCTTGGCACAACAGAATATGGAGGCCACGCGCCAACAAGCCCAGGCGGATCGGGAGGCCATGCAGATGGCCGCAGACCGGAATTTTCGACAACCTGCGTATAAACAGAGTACCGCCCGTACATGGTCTGTCTATGGTCCACGGTAA
- a CDS encoding EexN family lipoprotein, with translation MTIQRCSQVTVSTWLTCAVFLSGIIALTGCTKEALEPVNTVEWYKAHEAEREAMLKKCFANPGQLAETPNCVNAKEAASRLFLGS, from the coding sequence ATGACGATTCAGAGATGTTCTCAAGTTACTGTCAGCACATGGTTGACCTGTGCGGTGTTCCTCAGCGGCATAATCGCACTAACCGGATGTACGAAAGAAGCTCTTGAGCCTGTCAACACCGTTGAGTGGTACAAAGCCCATGAAGCAGAGCGGGAGGCCATGCTCAAAAAGTGTTTCGCCAATCCCGGTCAACTGGCAGAGACACCCAATTGCGTCAACGCGAAGGAAGCGGCAAGCCGACTTTTCCTAGGGTCATGA
- the trbL gene encoding P-type conjugative transfer protein TrbL yields the protein MMWWPLEAHAAVDSGNLLDNALLKFQTAAAGWGLYILARASWLFWTLATISLVWTMGQLALRRAEIGEFFGEFLSFTLMTGFFWWLLTNGPTFALQIIDSMQKIANNASGLGSTTSPSRVVDIGFELLHRTVTQSTVWTPVASVVGIIMSCVVLVVLALIGVNLTVLFVSAWILAYAGIFFLGFGGSRWTSDMAINYYRTVLALGAQLAAMVLLIGIGYSIITNYYSLIRSNLSLEEEAVVLVASIMLLTLVNKIPPLIGGLAMGGGVGALGSGVSLVSAVGTAAAMAAGVGLVANMARAGMAGGAAGSHALMQAVSNGGGSEPPPTTMITGPSGGPSGSGPRGSPTSTPPKGSPSGSMPLAAAMDGVSPGPQFTGRSYPSVTKSNSDTSTSSSEPTFAGESLSKGKTDNTAFDPKEEIAAFRDRKEPFTGPKGGQA from the coding sequence ATGATGTGGTGGCCGCTTGAAGCCCATGCGGCCGTCGATTCGGGAAATTTACTCGACAACGCACTCCTCAAATTTCAGACGGCGGCGGCAGGATGGGGACTGTACATCCTGGCACGGGCAAGCTGGCTGTTCTGGACCCTCGCCACGATCTCCTTGGTGTGGACGATGGGGCAACTGGCCTTGCGCCGTGCGGAGATCGGAGAGTTTTTTGGTGAATTCCTGTCATTCACATTGATGACGGGGTTTTTTTGGTGGCTGCTCACCAATGGTCCAACATTCGCGCTACAAATCATCGATTCAATGCAAAAGATCGCCAATAACGCGAGTGGGTTAGGTTCCACTACCTCTCCATCACGAGTGGTGGACATTGGTTTTGAATTGCTTCATCGAACGGTGACTCAATCTACGGTGTGGACCCCTGTGGCTAGTGTCGTCGGCATCATCATGAGCTGTGTCGTCCTCGTGGTTCTGGCGCTCATCGGAGTTAATCTCACGGTGCTCTTTGTGAGTGCATGGATTTTAGCCTATGCCGGGATCTTCTTCTTGGGGTTCGGTGGGTCACGGTGGACCTCCGACATGGCAATCAACTACTACCGCACGGTACTAGCACTCGGAGCGCAACTAGCCGCAATGGTGTTGCTGATCGGGATTGGCTATTCGATTATCACCAATTACTACAGTTTGATTCGATCTAATTTGTCTCTAGAGGAAGAAGCCGTCGTGCTCGTCGCGTCGATCATGCTGTTAACCCTGGTCAACAAAATCCCTCCTCTTATTGGGGGTCTGGCGATGGGTGGTGGGGTAGGGGCGCTGGGGTCGGGCGTGTCGTTAGTCTCAGCGGTCGGCACAGCGGCGGCCATGGCAGCGGGAGTTGGACTTGTGGCGAACATGGCGCGGGCAGGCATGGCGGGTGGGGCGGCCGGGTCTCACGCGCTGATGCAAGCTGTGTCGAACGGCGGTGGGAGTGAGCCTCCACCAACCACTATGATCACCGGTCCGAGTGGTGGACCAAGCGGAAGTGGGCCGAGGGGGAGCCCCACGAGTACTCCTCCAAAAGGAAGTCCAAGCGGGAGCATGCCTTTAGCGGCGGCCATGGATGGAGTAAGCCCAGGCCCCCAATTCACCGGTCGCTCCTATCCCAGTGTCACCAAAAGCAACTCGGACACGTCAACGTCGTCATCGGAACCCACGTTCGCCGGCGAGAGCTTGTCGAAGGGCAAGACCGATAACACGGCGTTTGATCCGAAAGAAGAAATTGCCGCGTTTCGTGATCGGAAGGAGCCCTTCACTGGGCCGAAAGGAGGACAAGCATGA
- the radC gene encoding DNA repair protein RadC codes for MQHRTTYIPRFRISLVRETRGTYTEQKLSSSADADRLLRPMLQDLDREHFIVIGLDAKNAVIGMNTVSIGSLTLAIVHPREVYKPLILMNAAGFICAHNHPSGDHTPSSEDRQLTTRLKQAADILGIRMLDHVIIGESGHYSFADNGCLS; via the coding sequence ATGCAACACCGGACAACATATATTCCCCGCTTCAGGATTTCGCTCGTCCGCGAAACGCGCGGAACCTACACAGAGCAAAAGCTTTCATCCTCGGCGGACGCCGACCGGCTCCTGCGGCCCATGCTTCAGGATCTCGACCGGGAGCATTTCATCGTCATCGGGTTGGACGCGAAGAATGCCGTCATCGGCATGAATACCGTCTCGATCGGCTCACTCACCCTGGCCATCGTTCACCCGCGCGAGGTGTACAAGCCTCTCATCCTCATGAATGCCGCCGGCTTCATCTGCGCGCATAACCACCCCTCAGGGGATCATACGCCCAGCAGCGAGGACCGGCAGCTCACGACCCGCCTGAAACAGGCCGCCGACATCCTCGGCATCAGGATGCTGGACCACGTCATCATCGGCGAATCCGGCCATTACAGCTTCGCCGACAACGGGTGCTTGTCATAA
- a CDS encoding helix-turn-helix transcriptional regulator, protein MERNLRLDWQDLVEEAVKRRKEQKLSQKKLAVLAGVSGPTVNDFEQQRTTITLESALKILRCLGMA, encoded by the coding sequence ATGGAACGGAACCTTCGCCTTGATTGGCAAGACCTTGTCGAAGAAGCGGTAAAGCGTCGCAAGGAACAGAAACTCAGCCAGAAGAAGCTGGCCGTGCTTGCTGGCGTCAGCGGGCCGACCGTCAACGACTTCGAGCAGCAACGGACGACCATCACGTTGGAATCCGCCCTGAAAATCCTCAGATGCCTGGGGATGGCATAA
- a CDS encoding HipA domain-containing protein, translated as MAHLLWGHIYYKDHFAGTLRQEPGDRTSFTYHDSYLSSGQPSIAHTLPLQAAPFLSESGLPPFFDNLVAEGWLEEAQTRLLAKRRASRFELLLAFGQDCAGAVSVIDPEPQERGIIKPDNPMDMAVMAGRASLSGIQPKLALIEQDGTFRPARARELSTHIGKFPSPRHENLTTNEFLTTMTLKTLLPDDKIVDLHMGTIEGLTDQALIIKRFDRTADGQRIHFEEFNQLLGYPSDAKYGGSHKRMADFIRETPGCLPAEIYRLYLRILAGLLLGNTDMHLKNFAMVHTDAGMRLSPAYDAVSASLYGYKTIALSIGGADNIPLGNLKPQTLIKLGQEFGLSAEAIAMAADQLEKRRHAAREALMKGRIGSPSLKDEILTHMEKRWNGTFALIGKTLSKKR; from the coding sequence ATGGCTCACTTACTGTGGGGACATATCTATTATAAGGATCACTTCGCCGGCACCCTGCGCCAGGAACCGGGGGACCGGACGTCCTTTACCTACCATGACAGCTACCTGTCATCAGGTCAGCCGTCCATAGCCCATACCCTTCCTCTTCAGGCAGCGCCATTCCTCTCTGAGTCCGGCCTGCCGCCATTCTTTGACAATCTGGTCGCCGAAGGCTGGCTGGAAGAAGCACAGACGCGTCTGCTGGCCAAGCGCCGGGCCTCGCGCTTCGAACTGCTGCTGGCCTTCGGTCAGGACTGCGCGGGCGCCGTCTCCGTGATCGATCCGGAACCGCAGGAGCGCGGCATCATCAAACCCGACAATCCTATGGACATGGCGGTCATGGCCGGGCGGGCCTCGCTCTCGGGTATCCAGCCCAAGCTGGCCCTGATCGAGCAGGATGGAACATTCCGTCCGGCGCGCGCGCGCGAATTGAGCACGCATATCGGAAAGTTTCCATCGCCGCGTCATGAGAATCTGACAACGAATGAATTCCTGACGACCATGACGCTCAAGACGCTACTACCCGACGACAAGATTGTTGATCTGCACATGGGAACAATAGAGGGCTTGACCGATCAGGCGCTCATCATCAAGCGTTTTGACCGGACGGCGGACGGGCAACGGATCCATTTCGAGGAGTTTAACCAGCTGCTGGGTTACCCTTCCGACGCCAAATATGGCGGAAGCCACAAACGCATGGCGGATTTTATCCGCGAGACACCAGGTTGCCTACCCGCTGAAATCTATAGGCTCTACCTGCGGATTCTGGCCGGACTCCTGCTCGGCAATACCGACATGCATCTGAAGAACTTTGCCATGGTCCATACGGATGCCGGCATGCGGTTATCACCTGCTTACGACGCCGTATCCGCATCTTTATACGGGTACAAAACCATCGCCCTCTCGATCGGCGGAGCCGACAACATTCCATTGGGGAACCTGAAGCCGCAGACACTGATCAAGCTGGGGCAGGAATTCGGATTGTCGGCGGAGGCCATCGCGATGGCCGCAGACCAGCTCGAGAAGCGTCGGCACGCCGCCCGCGAAGCCTTGATGAAAGGCAGGATCGGGAGCCCGTCATTAAAGGATGAAATTCTCACCCATATGGAAAAGCGATGGAACGGAACCTTCGCCTTGATTGGCAAGACCTTGTCGAAGAAGCGGTAA
- a CDS encoding helix-turn-helix domain-containing protein → MECCPNCGETLATRAQAKPYHYTESGLKNVFLLGMLSLHCSACEREFPEIENVPGLHAKIAEFLLRKPYILSGPEFRFLRKEMRKKAKDIALVLGVTPTTVSRWETGEENLGVANDRLIRSLYEMWLIEQGKVIDPATILSRVSSQFPTIKAKKKSIPIHIPMHPELTVAVG, encoded by the coding sequence ATGGAGTGTTGTCCAAACTGTGGTGAAACACTGGCGACGCGGGCACAGGCAAAGCCCTATCACTACACGGAATCCGGCCTGAAGAATGTGTTCTTGCTTGGGATGCTGAGCCTCCATTGTTCAGCCTGCGAGCGAGAGTTTCCTGAGATCGAGAATGTGCCAGGTCTTCATGCAAAAATCGCCGAGTTTTTGTTGCGGAAGCCCTACATCCTGAGTGGCCCTGAATTTCGTTTTCTCCGGAAAGAGATGAGGAAGAAAGCCAAAGATATCGCTCTCGTCCTGGGCGTCACTCCAACCACGGTCTCTCGATGGGAGACGGGAGAAGAAAACCTGGGTGTGGCCAATGACCGCCTCATTCGGAGTCTCTATGAAATGTGGCTCATTGAGCAAGGCAAGGTCATTGACCCCGCCACGATTCTCAGTCGAGTCTCTTCACAATTCCCCACTATCAAAGCGAAAAAAAAGTCTATACCCATTCACATCCCCATGCATCCCGAACTCACAGTAGCCGTGGGTTGA